Proteins encoded together in one Candidatus Nitrosocaldus cavascurensis window:
- a CDS encoding dihydroorotase: MTVADMLIRDARVVIPAVGVVDASIVVDDGKVKGLTRDRVDADVSIDASKPGLYAIPGAIDPHVHYGVFTPIDKAAETESRSAAVGGVTTMMRMLRLYSSYRAKLDMHLEASKGSHLVDYAYHASILLDEHLDEMGFCVSKGITSFKLYMNLRGDIGGIYMDIDPYSNTLVHGMVDTTQEMVEAAIARAAMLSCITLVHAEDPEICSREMKRVKEQGLNGLKAWSDARPAEAEEKAIAYVTDIAERYGASLYIVHVGSSKALHVLAEYKGRKGSSSKVYVETCPHYLTHTHSFDLRGKVVPPLRSKDDVAMVWDAISNGLIDCIGSDHVANRLDMKLGGSNNNNDGVWSALAGFPGIATILPVMLSEGVNKGRITLERLVELTSLNAARIFGLEGKGSIAVGNDADIVLVDLDREKRVSPELLCSYSDYTIYDGLVLRGWPIYTIVRGRVVMEDGMIVGEKGYGRYIARRPSR; encoded by the coding sequence ATGACTGTTGCTGATATGCTGATAAGGGATGCTAGAGTTGTTATCCCAGCAGTAGGGGTGGTTGATGCTAGCATAGTCGTTGATGATGGCAAGGTTAAGGGCCTAACCAGGGATAGGGTTGATGCAGATGTAAGCATAGATGCATCTAAGCCAGGACTATATGCAATACCTGGTGCAATAGATCCACACGTACACTATGGTGTGTTCACACCAATAGACAAGGCTGCAGAGACGGAGTCTAGATCTGCTGCTGTTGGAGGTGTAACAACTATGATGCGTATGCTAAGGCTCTACTCATCCTATAGGGCAAAGCTGGATATGCATCTAGAGGCTAGCAAGGGTTCACACCTAGTTGATTATGCTTACCATGCATCTATACTGCTTGATGAACATCTTGATGAGATGGGGTTCTGTGTTAGCAAAGGAATAACATCATTCAAGTTGTACATGAACCTAAGGGGAGATATTGGAGGTATATACATGGATATAGATCCTTACTCAAATACTCTAGTGCATGGTATGGTTGATACTACGCAAGAGATGGTTGAGGCTGCAATAGCAAGAGCAGCAATGCTCTCATGCATAACACTCGTACATGCTGAGGATCCTGAGATATGCTCTAGGGAGATGAAGAGGGTTAAGGAGCAGGGATTGAATGGGCTTAAAGCATGGAGTGATGCTAGACCAGCAGAGGCTGAAGAGAAGGCAATAGCCTATGTTACAGATATAGCAGAGAGGTATGGCGCAAGCCTCTACATAGTACATGTTGGCTCATCCAAGGCTCTTCATGTGCTTGCAGAATATAAAGGAAGGAAGGGTTCTTCAAGCAAGGTGTATGTTGAGACATGCCCCCATTACTTAACACATACTCATTCCTTTGACCTTAGAGGTAAGGTTGTACCCCCATTGAGGAGTAAGGATGATGTTGCAATGGTATGGGATGCGATAAGTAATGGCTTGATAGACTGCATAGGGAGTGATCATGTTGCAAACAGGCTTGATATGAAGTTGGGTGGTAGCAATAATAATAATGATGGCGTATGGTCAGCCCTTGCAGGTTTCCCTGGCATAGCAACAATACTTCCTGTTATGCTTAGCGAGGGTGTTAACAAGGGCAGGATAACCCTTGAGAGGCTTGTGGAACTAACAAGCCTTAACGCAGCAAGGATATTTGGGCTTGAAGGTAAAGGCTCTATAGCAGTTGGTAATGATGCAGATATAGTGCTTGTAGATCTTGATAGGGAGAAGAGGGTAAGTCCAGAGTTGCTATGCTCTTACTCTGATTACACTATATATGATGGGTTAGTGCTGAGAGGTTGGCCAATATACACAATAGTTAGAGGCAGGGTTGTTATGGAGGATGGTATGATTGTAGGGGAGAAGGGTTATGGAAGGTATATTGCAAGGAGACCTTCTCGATGA
- the rpiA gene encoding ribose 5-phosphate isomerase A, with amino-acid sequence MNTITMTRMLESAVYEHVRNGMIIGLGSGRTVAALLDVLARMSRSMSIDMASIRFIPTSLQIKMKAEELKMSIGDESLIPSVDLVFDGADQIDANLVMIKGGGGALLREKVLMYAAKKVVILADESKYVDKLTLPIPIEVVPYARVYVSSMLRSISAEPSVRVNDRGYPVMTENGNIIIDTAFSSIEDPYSLEHRLKCIPGVVEVGLFSKVADLYYKAREDGGFDVIGR; translated from the coding sequence ATGAACACCATAACCATGACTAGGATGCTTGAATCTGCAGTATATGAGCATGTAAGGAATGGTATGATAATAGGTCTTGGCTCTGGTAGAACAGTTGCAGCACTTCTAGATGTACTTGCAAGGATGAGTAGAAGTATGAGCATAGATATGGCAAGTATAAGGTTCATACCAACATCGCTCCAGATAAAGATGAAGGCTGAGGAACTTAAGATGAGTATAGGGGATGAATCGCTCATCCCTTCTGTTGATCTTGTATTCGATGGTGCAGATCAGATAGATGCTAACCTCGTTATGATAAAAGGTGGAGGAGGTGCACTGCTTAGGGAGAAGGTGCTCATGTATGCAGCAAAGAAGGTTGTGATACTTGCAGATGAGAGCAAGTACGTTGATAAGCTAACATTGCCCATACCCATAGAGGTTGTACCATATGCACGGGTATACGTTAGCAGTATGCTAAGAAGCATATCTGCAGAACCTAGTGTTAGAGTCAATGATAGAGGCTATCCTGTCATGACTGAGAATGGGAATATAATAATAGACACTGCATTTAGTAGCATAGAAGATCCCTATAGCCTTGAGCATAGGCTGAAGTGTATACCAGGAGTTGTTGAGGTTGGGTTATTCAGCAAGGTTGCAGATTTATACTATAAGGCAAGGGAAGATGGAGGGTTCGATGTTATAGGTAGATGA
- a CDS encoding isocitrate lyase/PEP mutase family protein — MLLSKIKEGEAVVVPGVYDALSAKIAEQVGFDAVFQSGYSVAASMLGMPDYGLLNANEVIEQARRIASSVSIPLIVDIDTGYGNALNVRRVVQELERAGAKGIFLEDQVWPKRCGHMQGKQVIAVEEYMQKLYAALDARSSKEFIVVARTDALEPLGLDEAIDRANRYAKAGADVVFVEAPRSVEEMRRICREVKAPLVANMIEGGRTPLLSINELKSLGYRFILFPLTAVLSAAYAIKEILSLLKADGLVAMINGNDIERRMFIFDEFNKLIGLDYLKSIEARYARPAS, encoded by the coding sequence ATGCTCCTATCGAAGATAAAGGAAGGGGAGGCTGTTGTTGTACCAGGTGTGTACGATGCTCTAAGTGCAAAGATAGCAGAGCAGGTTGGGTTCGATGCTGTATTCCAGTCAGGGTATAGTGTTGCTGCAAGCATGCTAGGCATGCCAGACTATGGGTTGCTAAATGCAAACGAGGTTATAGAGCAGGCTAGAAGGATAGCATCATCGGTCTCAATACCCCTCATAGTCGATATAGATACTGGGTATGGGAATGCTTTGAACGTTAGGAGGGTTGTTCAAGAACTTGAGAGAGCAGGGGCAAAGGGTATATTCCTTGAGGATCAGGTATGGCCTAAGCGTTGTGGGCATATGCAAGGCAAGCAGGTTATAGCGGTTGAGGAGTACATGCAGAAGCTCTATGCTGCTCTAGATGCAAGGAGTAGCAAGGAGTTCATTGTAGTTGCTAGGACCGATGCATTAGAGCCATTGGGTTTGGATGAGGCTATAGATAGGGCAAACAGGTATGCTAAAGCAGGGGCAGATGTAGTCTTTGTTGAAGCACCTCGTAGTGTTGAGGAGATGAGGAGGATATGCAGAGAGGTTAAGGCTCCATTGGTAGCAAACATGATAGAGGGAGGGAGGACACCACTGCTCAGCATAAATGAGTTGAAGTCTCTAGGTTATAGGTTCATACTATTCCCCCTTACAGCAGTGCTATCAGCAGCATATGCAATCAAGGAGATACTCTCACTCCTCAAGGCTGATGGACTCGTTGCTATGATCAATGGCAACGATATAGAGAGAAGGATGTTCATATTCGATGAGTTCAACAAGCTTATAGGGCTTGACTATCTGAAGAGCATAGAGGCTAGATATGCTAGACCAGCATCGTAG
- a CDS encoding methyl-accepting chemotaxis protein, producing the protein MIQASRLDVDDDGITILNEITISIDKLSKNVDKNKLYLDEMFAIVDEYAKGMANISTAVSTITNSIQNISVALSDTSNITNNLAKRSAESADHARQVLVEITKINDVVRSFNSINMKVREEFKAINNIVKFIDKVADRTNLLALNAAIEAARAGEAGRGFAVVAEEVRALAIDTSKNANEIAKMIANISNLVDALSKSIGENIDALNSTVRKVTDILNTLQSMAEGVKSIDENIRQIAVSSQEVAAGSEELTATTEQLKSSTDANMKHVNNISTSLNDMISTIHNMSKITSKLKQIVDVFSCIADASIVSMTDIEGDINYVNKKFLNVSKYSRDELYGQNHRILKSGFHDSSLFESMWRTISNGGTFIGYVRNRAKNGSIYWVKAVIKPTYNSNGKIDGYVAVRTPVTELMVSLGVEDAIRLIAQGKAKKVDPRVRELVDELRYGRYKIYDDYANGY; encoded by the coding sequence ATGATACAGGCAAGTAGGCTTGATGTGGATGATGATGGTATTACTATACTCAATGAGATAACTATTAGCATAGATAAACTAAGCAAGAATGTAGATAAGAACAAGTTATACTTGGATGAAATGTTTGCAATAGTTGATGAGTATGCAAAGGGTATGGCAAATATCTCAACTGCAGTAAGCACGATAACAAATAGTATACAGAACATATCGGTTGCACTATCAGATACAAGCAATATAACAAATAACCTTGCAAAGAGAAGTGCAGAATCTGCAGATCATGCAAGGCAAGTACTTGTTGAGATCACAAAGATAAATGATGTTGTTAGATCATTCAATAGCATAAACATGAAGGTAAGGGAAGAGTTCAAGGCAATAAACAACATAGTCAAGTTCATAGATAAGGTAGCTGATAGAACCAATCTACTTGCACTTAATGCTGCTATAGAAGCAGCAAGAGCAGGAGAAGCAGGAAGAGGGTTTGCTGTTGTTGCTGAAGAGGTTAGAGCATTAGCAATAGATACAAGCAAGAATGCAAATGAGATAGCAAAGATGATAGCGAATATCTCAAACCTTGTCGATGCTTTAAGTAAGAGCATAGGTGAGAATATTGATGCATTGAACAGTACAGTAAGGAAAGTTACTGATATACTAAATACATTACAATCGATGGCTGAAGGGGTGAAGAGTATAGATGAGAATATAAGGCAGATAGCAGTATCATCGCAGGAGGTTGCAGCAGGAAGTGAAGAGTTGACAGCAACTACAGAGCAGTTGAAGAGTTCTACTGATGCAAATATGAAACATGTTAATAATATCAGTACATCGCTAAATGATATGATTAGTACTATCCATAACATGAGCAAGATAACAAGTAAGTTGAAGCAGATAGTAGATGTATTCTCATGCATAGCAGATGCCTCTATAGTATCAATGACAGATATTGAAGGTGACATAAACTATGTGAACAAGAAGTTCCTAAATGTAAGCAAGTATAGCAGGGATGAACTCTATGGTCAGAACCACAGGATACTCAAATCTGGCTTCCATGATAGCAGTTTATTTGAGAGCATGTGGAGAACTATAAGCAATGGAGGTACGTTCATAGGCTATGTAAGGAATAGAGCAAAGAATGGTAGCATATACTGGGTTAAGGCTGTTATAAAACCAACATACAATAGCAATGGCAAGATAGATGGGTATGTTGCTGTAAGGACACCTGTAACTGAACTCATGGTAAGCTTAGGTGTTGAGGATGCTATAAGGTTGATTGCTCAAGGCAAGGCAAAGAAGGTTGATCCAAGGGTAAGAGAGTTGGTAGATGAGTTGAGGTATGGAAGGTACAAGATATACGATGACTATGCTAACGGTTACTGA
- a CDS encoding 50S ribosomal protein L37e codes for MKGTPSMGKHNKGRVHVRCRRCGNNSFHVRKKRCSSCGFPDSKWR; via the coding sequence ATGAAGGGCACCCCCTCGATGGGGAAGCATAATAAGGGAAGGGTGCATGTAAGGTGCAGGAGATGTGGCAATAACTCATTCCATGTGAGGAAGAAGCGCTGCTCAAGCTGTGGCTTCCCAGATAGCAAGTGGAGGTAG
- a CDS encoding LSM domain-containing protein has product MSVDMAVKVLDESVGGVVLIKMKGGKVIRGTLLGYDQHMNLLLSKSEEILDDGKAVELGTIVVRGDNVVLISPPK; this is encoded by the coding sequence ATGTCGGTTGATATGGCAGTCAAGGTATTGGATGAGAGTGTTGGAGGTGTAGTGCTTATAAAGATGAAGGGAGGGAAGGTGATAAGAGGTACACTGCTAGGCTATGACCAGCATATGAACCTGCTCCTATCAAAGTCTGAAGAGATACTTGATGATGGCAAGGCAGTAGAACTAGGAACCATAGTTGTTAGAGGAGATAATGTAGTACTCATATCCCCACCAAAGTGA
- a CDS encoding FAD-dependent oxidoreductase, with protein MYRARILGKRYVTSARDVVEVRITKCLKSYIPGQYIKVYIDCNDAKRFREMNLTSIPDDDHLSFAFKVSNSIWKRSMMMLKPMDEVSVNGPYGIFTLPDEPSRIGMIALGIGVTPSIAMIRYSTKECKHKISLLHINNDRDCAPYIDELESLVCNNFRLFELFSCSLKEIGEWIKDVSREEMVEYWYVSGDPVNVRAIRQMLLNSGVKSTCIKTEEFTGY; from the coding sequence ATGTACAGGGCTAGGATACTTGGCAAGAGGTATGTTACAAGTGCAAGGGATGTTGTTGAGGTTAGAATAACAAAGTGCTTGAAGAGTTACATACCTGGGCAGTATATCAAGGTATACATAGACTGCAATGATGCAAAGAGGTTCAGGGAGATGAACCTAACCTCTATACCAGATGATGACCATCTATCATTTGCATTCAAGGTATCTAATAGCATATGGAAGAGGAGTATGATGATGCTGAAGCCTATGGATGAGGTTAGCGTTAATGGTCCATATGGGATATTTACACTCCCAGATGAACCATCAAGGATAGGTATGATAGCATTAGGGATAGGAGTAACACCATCTATAGCCATGATCAGATACTCTACCAAGGAGTGTAAGCATAAGATCTCGCTATTGCACATAAACAATGATAGAGATTGTGCACCATACATAGATGAACTTGAATCGCTAGTATGTAATAACTTCAGATTATTCGAACTATTCTCTTGCTCTCTAAAGGAGATAGGTGAATGGATCAAGGATGTGAGTAGGGAGGAGATGGTTGAGTACTGGTATGTATCTGGAGATCCTGTAAACGTTAGAGCAATAAGGCAGATGCTACTAAACTCTGGAGTAAAGAGCACTTGCATAAAGACTGAAGAGTTCACTGGTTATTGA